From Grus americana isolate bGruAme1 chromosome 22, bGruAme1.mat, whole genome shotgun sequence, the proteins below share one genomic window:
- the LOC129195218 gene encoding von Willebrand factor A domain-containing protein 5A-like: MWRQSFGLLGKSYTHDSELGIRQLRDVWATGSFLLGKWLRIPLHTMPLCSVVVDVAVQDYVADVASELIYQNKSQISTEILFVFPLSPHITIYSFQARSEDAKVQAMLRDEAQQLHKATGGWENLEYLQDQSEYAGEVFACFLGTLSPGREVVVTLRYVQELPREPDGAAHFVLPPTLHPYTKLYASNCLTSKLPYSLLLTASLQSPRGVANVQANFTLTPLIYTAQDRSAAQVSLAGSPPRHHDLELLVYFGDPTAVSAVVEKGDPEAPPGSLLGDPMVLVTLAPSIPEAVPGQRQSGEFIFLLDTTFLGHGQDSLLFLLKSLPLGCYFNIYCYGETSVGIYPQSVEYTQDNLAEAMRRIPSTGSSLGDTNLLGTLRSIYNTPRPHGHTRQLFIFMAGLPPDKEAIAAEVCRHRNSHRCFSFCFSKDSAALATALARETGGEATYVSSDNSMTVVVLQCLKQALKPAAEGVSLSWALPHGLEVEVLGGTPQFIFQGQHSLLYARIHGQAQDATVAKGVMTLQYSLDGQDVTHTIEFPLCPQGDGWLAGHRLAARCLLKWLLPEAASGSGDEPRHRAVEISLTSGIICPFTSYVGVHTSQRVTWYRGPLALLPPRQSLMPCQIVELRGSRKVSSCYPMSTWVPPGWLTAVCALWLALRQLTHAIAVLPQRGACPKARKPPPPPISSLNYVDPMEFVLCSPVLGLWSTKAIAECQELVALQNVDGSWALSSGLASVLEVDEAEIKGKMPGEVMEPSIWATVLAVTWLHRHDKCYQDLCELLEAKAVTWLCSQAVSQLDKCLEAANTLLGSSVKLSVFRL, from the exons ATGTGGCGTCAGAGCTTTGGACTTCTAGGGAAATCCTACACCCATGACAGTGAGCTGGGGATCAGACAGCTGAGGGATGTTTGGG CAACAGGATCCTTTTTGCTGGGGAAGTGGCTCCGCATACCCCTGCACACAATGCCTCTGTGTAGTGTTGTGGTGGATGTTGCTGTCCAGGATTATGTGGCTGACGTGGCCTCCGAACTCATCTACCAGAACAAGAGTCAGATCTCCACAGAAATCCTCTTCGTCTTCCCCCTGAGCCCCCACATCACCATCTACTCCTTCCAGGCCCGCAGTGAGGATGCCAAGGTCCAGGCCATGCTGCGGGATGAG gcCCAGCAGCTGCACAAGGCTACGGGGGGCTGGGAGAATCTGGAATACCTTCAGGATCAGTCTGAGTACGCTGGCGAGGTGTTTGCCTGCTTCCTGGGCACCCTGTCCCCTGGCAGGGAGGTGGTTGTGACCTTGCGCTATGTCCAAGAACTGCCACGGGAGCCAGATGGAGCAGCCCATTTTGTGCTGCCACCCACACTGCATCCCTACACAAAACTCTACG CCTCGAATTGTCTCACTAGCAAGCTGCCCTACAGCCTGCTGCTCACCGCCAGCCTGCAGTCACCCCGTGGAGTGGCCAATGTCCAGGCCAACTTTACCCTCACCCCTCTGATCTACACTGCCCAGGACCGCAGCGCTGCACAG GTCTCACTGGCTGGCAGCCCCCCAAGGCATCATGATTTGGAGCTGCTGGTGTATTTTGGAGACCCCACTGCAGTCAGTGCTGTGGTGGAGAAGGGAGACCCTGAGGCCCCTCCAG GCTCCCTGCTTGGTGACCCCATGGTGCTGGTGACACTGGCACCCAGCATCCCTGAAGCAGTGCCTGGGCAGCGCCAGTCCGGAGAGTTCATCTTCCTCCTGGACACCACTTTTCTTGGGCATGGACAG GACTCCCTGCTCTTCCTTCTCAAAAGCCTGCCCCTAGGCTGCTACTTCAACATCTACTGCTATGGAGAAACCTCTGTGGGCATCTATCC GCAAAGTGTTGAATACACTCAGGACAACCTGGCCGAGGCCATGCGGCGCATCCCCTCCACCGGCTCCAGTCTGGGTGACACCAATCTGCTGGGAACCCTCCGCTCAATCTACAATACCCCCCGCCCCCACGGGCATACACGCCAG CTCTTCATCTTCATGGCTGGGCTACCCCCTGACAAGGAAGCCATTGCAGCTGAGGTCTGCCGTCACCGCAACAGTCACCG GTgtttctccttctgcttctctAAGGACAGCGCTGCCCTGGCTACAGCCCTGGCCAGGGAAACAGGAGGTGAAGCTACCTATGTCTCCTCTGACAACAGTATGACAGTCGTG GTGCTGCAGTGCCTGAAGCAGGCCCTCAagccagcagctgaaggagTCTCTCTGAGCTGGGCCCTGCCCCATGGCCTGGAGGTTGAGGTGCTGGGGGGCACCCCTCAGTTCATCTTTCAGGGGCAACACAGCCTCCTCTATGCCCGGATCCACGGACAGGCACAG GATGCGACAGTGGCCAAGGGGGTCATGACCTTGCAGTACAGCCTGGACGGCCAGGATGTCACTCACACCATTGAATTCCCACTGTGCCCACAAGGAGATGGCTG gctggctgGGCATCGTCTGGCCGCGAGATGCTTGCTGAAGTGGTTGTTGCCAGAGGCTGCGAGTGGGTCAGGGGATGAACCAAGGCATCGCGCGGTTGAGATCAGCCTCACTTCAGGGATCATCTGCCCCTTTACCAGCTATGTGGGGGTTCACACATCACAGAGGGTCACCTGGTACCGAG GGCCCCTGGCACTGTTGCCACCCCGCCAGTCACTCATGCCCTGCCAGATTGTTGAGCTTCGTGGCTCCAGGAAAGTCTCTTCCTGCTATCCCATGAGCACCTGGGTCCCACCTGGCTGGCTGACAGCAGTGTGTGCATTGTGGCTTGCCCTCCGTCAACTCACCCATGCCATTGCTGTCCTGCCCCAGCGGGGTGCTTGCCCAAAAG CACgtaaaccaccaccaccacctatTTCTTCTCTCAACTATGTGGATCCCATGGAATTTGTTTTGTGCTCTCCAGTTTTAGGGCTTTGGTCTACCAAAGCCATTGCTGagtgccaggagctggtggcaTTGCAGAATGTAGATGGCTCCTGGGCTCTCAGCTCAGGACTGGCCTCTGTGCTGGAAGTCGATGAGGCCGAAATCAAGGGAAAGATGCCTGGTGAG